Within the Pseudomonas chlororaphis subsp. aurantiaca genome, the region GTGATATTTGAACCGCGAATTTCAAGCCCGCAACAACCGGCTTTTATTCGGAGGGCACGTATTCTACAACTTCCAGGTCGAAACCGGATATCGCATTAAATTTCATCGGCGCACTCATCAGGCGCATTTTGCGTACGCCCAGGTCGCGCAGGATCTGCGAACCGGCACCGACGATGCTGTAGGTGGTCGGTTTTTTCGCAGGTGCGTGCTCGGCCGTTTCGCGGATATGCGCCAGCAGCACGTCACCGTCCAGCGGGTGGCCCAGCAACAGCACCACGCCGCTGCCGGCCTCGGCCACCGTGGCCATCGCGGCCCGCAGGCTCCAGCGGCCAGGCTGCTTGACCATCAGCAGGTCGCGCAGCGGGTCCATGTTGTGCACGCGAACCAGGGTCGGTTCTTCGGCGCAGATGTTGCCCAGGGTCAGCGCCATGTGCACGTCGCCTTCCACCGAATCACGGTAGGTCACCAGGTTGAACTGGCCCAATTCGCTGTCCAGCGGCTGCTCGGCAATCCGCTGAACGGTACGTTCGTGGATCATCCGGTAGTGAATCAGGTCGGCGATGGTGCCGATCTTGATGTTGTGTTCGGCGGCGAAGGCTTCCAGCTCGGCGCGACGGGACATGGTGCCGTCATCGTTCATCACTTCGCAGATCACCCCGCTCGGCTCGAAACCGGCCATGCGCGCCAGGTCGCAGGCGGCTTCGGTGTGGCCGGCACGGGCCAGGGTGCCACCCGGCTGGGCCATCAGCGGGAAGATGTGGCCCGGGCTGACGATGTCTTCGGCCTTGGCGTCCTTGGCGGCAGCCGCCTGCACCGTGCGCGCACGATCGGCGGCGGAGATGCCGGTGGTCACGCCGGTGGTGGCCTCGATGGACACGGTGAACTTGGTGCCGAACCCGGAACCGTTGCGCGGCGCCATCAAAGGCAGCTTGAGCAGCTCGCAACGCTCGCGGCTCATCGGCATGCAGATCAGGCCGCGGGCGTGCTTGGCCATGAAGTTGATGTGCTCGGCCTTGCAGCACTCGGCGGCCATGATCAGGTCGCCTTCGTTCTCGCGGTCTTCATCATCCATGAGGATGACCATCTTGCCTTGGCGGATGTCTTCAACCAGTTCTTCGATGCTGTTGAGCGCCACGCGGCACCCCCTTGAGTCAGGATTTGAGGTAGCCGTTAGCGGCCAGAAAACTTTCGGTAATGCCGCCGCTCGAAGGCTCCGCGGCCTTGTCGCCCAGCAGCAGGCGCTCCAGGTAACGCGCCAGCAGGTCGACCTCGAGGTTGACCTGACGGCCCGGCCGGTAGTCGGCCATGATGGTTTCGGCCAGCGTGTGCGGGACGATGGTCAGCTCGAACTCGGCGCCATTGACCGCGTTGACCGTCAGGCTGGTGCCGTCGACGGTGATCGAGCCCTTGTGGGCGATGTACTTGGCCAGGTCCTTGGGCGCGCGGATGCGGAACTGGATGGCGCGGGCATTCTCCTCCCGGGCCACCACCTCGCCGACACCGTCGACGTGGCCACTGACCAGGTGACCACCGAGGCGGGTGGTCGGGGTCAGGGCCTTTTCCAGGTTGACCCGGCTGCCGGCCTTCAATTGATGGAAAGCGGTGCAATCCAGGGTCTCGCGGCTGACGTCGGCCCAGAAGCCGTCGCCCGGCAGTTCCACTGCGGTCAGGCAAACGCCGTTCACCGCGATGCTGTCGCCCAGCTTCACGTCGCCCAGGTCGAGCTTGCCGGTTTCCACATACACCCGCACATCGCCGCCTTTGGGGTTCAATGCACGGATGCTGCCGATGGATTCGATGATGCCTGTAAACATGGAGTCCTCCTCGAGAACAGGGTCGCCGCGTGGCGAAGGCCCGAAATTATACGCTCGCTGCTGGCAGAGGAATGGCAATGACTCGCCAGTCATCGCCTACGGCGCGCATTTCAATGATTTTCAGCTGCGGCGCCTCGCGCATCTGCGTCAGCGGCCAGTCGAGCAGCGGCCGCGCCGAGGAACCAAGGAACTTGCCGGCGACAAAGATCTGGTACTCGTCCACCAAGCCTTGCTGGGCAAAGGCACCCGCCAGGCGTGGGCCGGCTTCCACCAACACCTCGTTGACGCCACGGGCGGCCAGCTCGCTCAGCAGCCGACGCAGGTCCACCTGGCCATCGGCACCCGGCACGATCAGGCATTCCGGACCGTTGGCGTACTGCTCTTCCACCGCGGCGCAGGTAGCGACCAGCGCCGGCCCCGCCTTGAAGAATGGTGCATCGAGCGGTACTCGCAGGCGGCCGTCGATCAATATGCGCAAGGGTGGACGGCTCATGGCCAGGGCGGTCTGCTCCGCATCCAGCCCCAGCTCCTCGGCACGCACGGTCAGCCGGGCGTTGTCCGCCAGCACCGTGTCGGCACCGGTCAACACCACGCTGGCCTCGGCCCGCAGGCGCTGCACCGCGGAACGCGCGGCGGGGCCGGTGATCCACTGGCTTTCGCCGCTGGCCATGGCGGTGCGCCCGTCCAGGCTCATGGCCAGCTTGACCCGCACGAACGGCAAGCCGTGTTCCATACGCTTGAGGAAACCCCGGTTGAGCGCCCGGGCTTCCTGCTCCATCACCCCACTGTGGGTGGCAATGCCGGCCTGGGCCAGGCGCTGCAGGCCACGGCCGGCGACTTCCGGGTTGGGGTCCTGCATCGCCGCCACGACCCGCGCCACGCCGGCATCCACCAGGGCATCGGCGCACGGCGGCGTACGGCCGTGATGGCTGCAGGGTTCGAGGGTCACGTAAGCGGTGGCGCCGCGGGCGTTGGCACCGGCGGCACGCAGGGCATGGACTTCGGCATGGGGCTCGCCGGCCCGCACATGCCAGCCTTCGCCGACGACCTGGCCGTCACGCACGATCACACAACCGACCCGCGGATTGGGGTGAGTGCTGAAGCGGCCTTTGGCGGCCAGCTCCAGGGCTCGCGCCATGTAGTGGGCGTCGAGTACCGCCTGTTCGCCGGAGATGTTCATTCTTTGCCCGGCTCGCGGGCGAGACGGTCGATCTCTTCGCGGAATTCGTTGAGATCCTGGAAGCGCCGGTAGACCGAGGCGAAGCGGATATAGGCCACTTCATCGAGCTTTTGCAGCTCGGCCATCACCAGTTCGCCGACGACCAGGGATTTGACCTCGCGTTCGCCGGTGGCGCGCAGCTTGTGCTTGATATGCACCAACGCGGCTTCCAGGCGCTCGACGCTGACCGGACGTTTTTCCAGGGCACGCTGCATGCCAGCGCGGAGTTTTTCTTCGTCGAAGGGCTGGCGGCTGCCGTCGGTCTTGATCAGGCGCGGCAACACCAGTTCGGCGGTTTCGAAAGTGGTGAAACGTTCACCGCAGGCCAGGCATTCACGCCGGCGGCGCACCTGTTCGCCTTCGGCGACCAGACGCGAGTCGATGACCTTGGTGTCGTTGGCACCGCAGAAGGGACAGTGCATGGTGGCAGGCAACAAAAAAAGGGAGGGCCATGGTAGCGCATCCCACTGGCAAGACAAGCCATAGCCTTTACGGTATACAGACCGACTATTATGTTTTGCACATGGAATTTCGCCTTGTTGGAGCTTCGCATGCCACTACGACCGCTCGTTTTGCTCAGCCTTTTCAGCCTGCTGGTGGCTTGCAGCAGCGATGCCCCGAAACCGGCCGTCTCCACCGTGCCGCCCCAGCAGAGTGTGAAAAAAGCCCAGGAGTCCACCGACCTCGGCCCCCTGCCGGCCTACCAGCGTGAACTGAGCGGCACCCTGCAAGGCGTACCGAGCGGTGCCGAAGTGGAACTGGCGCTGCTGGTGATCGACGAGCGCGGCCGGCCGCAACGCCTGCTGGCCAGCAGCAACCTGATCGGCAACAACAAGGTCCTGCCGTTTCGCCTGCGCTTCAATCCCGATGTCTTCCCGGCGGGCGCCCGCGTCGAACTGCGCGGCCGCGCCAGCCAGTCCGGCCAGTTGATCCTGCACCTGCCGGCGCAACTCATCACCCAGCCGACCACCCAGGCCGTGGGGCAGCTGCAATTCGTCAAAGCACCATGACCCCACCGCTCGACCTGCAACGCGCCCTGAGCGACCTGCTGGGCGATGCCCAGCTGGTGGCCTGCGAACTGCCGGACACCGAGCTGAAGCTGTGGTTGATCGATGCTGACAACATGGACCGTGCCTTCACCCCGGAAGAAACCCGGCGAATTCTCCACGAACCGCCGTACTGGAGTTTCTGCTGGGCCAGCGGCCTGGCCCTGGCCCGCTACCTGGCCGAACGGCCGCAGTGGGTGCAAGGCAAGCGGGTACTGGATTTCGGCGCCGGCTCCGGCGTGGCCGGCATCGCGGCGCTGAAGGCCGGCGCACTGGAAGTGGTGGCCTGCGACCTCGACCCGCTGGCCATTGCCGCCTGCCGGGCGAATGCCGCGCTCAATGGGGTTGAGCTGGGTTACTCCACGGACTTCTTCGCGGAAGCCGATCGCTTCGACCTGATCCTGGTGGCCGACGTGCTCTACGACCGCGCCAACCTGCCACTGCTGGATGAATTCCTCAGCCGCGGACGGCAAGCGCTGGTGGCGGACTCCCGGGTCAAGGACTTCCAGCATCCGCTGTACCGACGCCTGGAAATGCTCCACGCCCTGACCCTGCCGGATCTGGCCGAGCCCTGGGAGTTCCGCGATGTGAGCCTGTATCACGCGCAGCGCGATTGATGAAGGACAGATCGCGGGCAAGCCTCGCGCCTACTAAAGTTCAGTGGCATCCGTAGGAGCGAGGCTTGCCCACGAAACAATCTGCCGGCCACCCCATGCCCCGCTTTCAGTCGCCCCCCGCCAAGCCTTATAGTTGGCCCATTCACGTTCTTCGAGATCCCCCATGAGTCAGGACACGCCGTACATTTTCGACGCCAGCACCGCCGACTTCGACCAGTCGGTGATCGAGAACTCGTTCCACAAGCCGGTACTGGTGGATTTCTGGGCCGAATGGTGCGCGCCCTGCAAGGCGCTGATGCCGATGCTGCAACAGATCGCCGAGAGCTATCAGGGCGAGTTGCTGCTGGCCAAGGTCAACTGCGATATCGAGCAGGACATCGTCGCCCGCTTCGGCATTCGCAGCCTGCCGACCGTGGTGCTGTTCAAGGACGGCCAGCCGGTGGACGGCTTTGCCGGGGCGCAACCGGAGTCCGCGGTGCGCACCATGCTCGAACCCCATGTGCAGATACCGCCGCCCAAGGCCGCCGACCCGCTGGAACAGGCTGAAACGCTGTTCGCCGAAGGCCGCATCGCCGAGGCCGAGGCCACGCTGAAAGTGCTGTTGGGCGAAGACAACAGCAACGCCAAGGCGCTGATCCTCTACGCCCGCTGCCTGGCCGAACGCGGTGAACTGGGCGAAGCCCAGACCGTGCTCGACGCGGTCACCGGTGATGAGCACAAGGCCGCGCTGGCCGGAGCCAAGGCGCAGATCACCTTCCTCAAGCAGGCCGCCGACCTGCCGGACAGCGCCGACCTGAAAAGCCGCCTGGCGCAGAACCCGCAGGATGACGAGGCGGTGTATCAGTTGGCCATCCAGCAACTGGCGCGCCAGCAGTACGACGCGGCGCTGGATGCGCTGCTCAAGCTGTTCATCCGCAACCGCGGCTACAACGAAGGCCTGCCGCACAAGACCTTGCTGCAAGTGTTCGAGCTGCTGGGCAACGATCACCCGCTGGTGACCACCTACCGCCGCAAGCTGTTCGCCGCGCTGTACTGATTCATAGCTGATAGCCGCGCCGGTTTATCGCAAGCCGGCGCAGCCTTCGCCTACTCGATCCAGCTGTAGAGCGGCGTATCACCGCCGCTCACCACCTTGACCTGTGTGCTATGACGCAGACGCACCAGCAGGCGCTTGCCCGCCGCGGCGCTGCCGGTCAGGCCTTCCAATTGCTCCAGCAGGTCCGGGCCACTCAATTGCCCGGCCTTGCGCAGCAAGTCCCTGGCGGTCTGCCACAACGCATCGTCCTGGCTCACAGGCTTGGCCACAGGCATGCCACCTTCGGTTTTGGCCGCCTGCAACGGCGCCCCCAACCGGGCACTCAACTGATCCCAGTCGGCCTCGTCCAGTTCCAGGGTCAAATCCACCGGCCATTCGCCGATGCTTCCACGAATCCGCACCATCGCTCTGCTCCCGATCTTTTCTGACGAGCATGCTCCCATGCGTCTTGCGCAACGCCAAGCAGGCGGTCAAACTCTCGCCACCATTGTTATAAGATTACATAACATTTTTTTCATGTTCGCTCCGGAGACTTGCCATGCGTCGTCTGCTACTCGCCCTGCCGTTCGCCCTGTTGCCATTGGCCATCGCTCACGCGGCCGAAAAACACGATCACGACCATGAGCACGGCAGCCTCGGCGCTCACGAGCATGGCGTGGCCCGCCTGAACGCCGCGCTGGACGGCCAGACCCTGGAGCTTGAACTGGAAAGCCCGGCGATGAACCTGGTGGGTTTCGAACACGCCGCCAGCACCGACGCGGACAAGGCCAAGATCGCCGCCGTACGGGCCCAGCTGGAAAAACCGCTGGCGCTGTTCAGCCTGCCGCCCGCCGCCGGTTGCGTAGTTGCGCAACAGGAACTGGAAAGCCCGCTGTTCGGCGACAAGCCCGAGGATCACGACGAGGACCATGACGAAGCGAAGGACGCCAACGGTCACGAGCATCACCACGAACACAGCGAGATCCATGCGCACTACCAGTTCACCTGTGCCACGCCGGGCGCGCTGAAGAGCCTGGACCTGGCCGGCGTATTCAAGACCTTCCCCGCCACCCAGAAAATTCAGGTACAACTCATCTCGCCAAGTGGCCAGCAAGGCGTGGAAGCGACCTCCAAGGCCGCCAGCCTGAAGTTCTGACCGCGACCCCTGTAGCCGGCTGCCACAGGCTGTGATCGATTGCTCTTGAGGTCCTCGGAAGGTCCTGCGGACCTTATCGCAGCCTTCGGCAGCGGCTACAAAACTCACACCATGATCGGCCCAACATGACCCAAGCACTTATCGAATTGTCCGACCTGGGCTTCAGCTGGCCCGGCCATCCGCAGTTGCTGGATATCCCGGCATTTCGCCTGGAAGCGGGTGAAACGCTGTTCCTCAAGGGCCCCAGCGGCAGCGGCAAGACCACCCTGCTCGGCCTGCTCGGCGGCGTGCAGAAACCCGGTCGCGGCAGCATCCGCTTGCTGGGCCAGGAGCTGACCGAACTTTCCGCCGGCGCCCGCGACCGCTTCCGGGTCGATCACACCGGCTACATCTTCCAGCAGTTCAACCTGCTGCCGTTTCTCTCGGTGCGCGAGAACGTCGAGCTGCCCTGCCACTTCTCCAGATTGCGCGCCGGCCGCGCCGTGCAGCGCCACGGCAGTGTCGACCAGGCGGCGGCCACCCTGCTCGCCCACCTAGGGTTGAAAGACCCCGACCTGCTCGGTCGCCGCGCCGACTCGCTGTCCATCGGCCAGCAACAACGGGTCGCCGCCGCCCGCGCACTGATCGGCCAGCCGGAACTGGTGATCGCCGACGAGCCCACCTCGGCGCTGGACTACGACGCCCGCGAAGCCTTTATCCGCCTGTTGTTCGCCGAATGCCGCGAGGCCGGGGCCAGCCTGCTGTTCGTCAGCCACGATCAGAGCCTGGCGCCGCTGTTCGATCGCAACCTGTCTCTGGCCGAACTCAATCGCGCCGCCACGCCCGCAGAGGTCTGAGATGTATCTGTTCCGTCTAGCCATGGCCAGCCTGGCTAACCGTCGCTTCACCGCGATCCTCACCGCCTTCGCCATCGCCCTGTCGGTCTGCCTGCTGCTGGCGGTCGAACGGGTGCGCACCGAAGCCCGCGCCAGTTTCGCCAGCACCATCAGCGGCACCGACCTGATCGTCGGTGCCCGCTCCGGTTCGGTGAACCTGCTGCTGTATTCGGTGTTCCGCATCGGCAACGCCACCAACAACATCCGCTGGGACAGCTTCGAGCACTTCGCGAGTAGCCCGAAGGTGAAATGGGCGATCCCGATTTCCCTCGGCGACTCCCATCGTGGCTACCGGGTGATGGGCACCACCGTGGCCTACTTCGAGCACTACCAATACGGCCACCAGCAGAACCTGCAACTGGCCAGCGGCCGCGAGTTCGCCAGCGATCCGTTCGAAGTGGTGCTCGGCGCCGAAGTCGCCGAGGCCCTGCATTACAAGCTCGGTGACAAGCTGGTGCTGGCCCACGGCGTGGCGGCCATCAGCCTGGTCAAGCACGACGACAAACCCTTCACCGTGGTCGGCATCCTCAAGCGCACCGGCACCCCGGTGGACCGCACGCTGCACATCAGCCTCGGCGGCATGGAGGCGATCCACATCGACTGGCACAACGGCGTGCCGGCCCAGGGCAACGGCCGCATCAGCGCCGACCAGGCGCGCAACATGGACCTGACGCCGCAAGCGATCACCGCCTTCATGCTCGGCCTGAACAGCAAGATCGCCACCTTCGCCGTGCAGCGCGAGATCAACGAATACCGCGGCGAACCGATGCTGGCGATCCTGCCCGGGGTCGCTCTGCAGGAGCTGTGGAGCCTGATGGGCACCGCGGAAAAGGCCTTGTTCGTGGTGTCGTTGTTCGTGGTGTTGACCGGCCTGATCGGCATGCTCACGGCGATCCTCACCAGCCTCAACGAGCGCCGCCGGGAGATGGCGATCCTGCGTTCGGTCGGCGCTCGCCCCTGGCATATCGCGACCTTGCTGGTGCTGGAAGCCTTCGCCCTGGCGCTGTTCGGCGTGCTCGCCGGGCTGGGCCTGCTGTACCTGGGCATCGCCCTGGCCCAGGGTTATGTGCAATCGACCTACGGTCTGTACCTGCCGCTGGCCTGGCCGAGCGAGTATGAGTGGACGCTGCTCGGCGGTATCCTGATCGCCGCCCTGCTGATGGGCAGCGTGCCGGCCTGGCGCGCCTACCGACAATCGCTGGCCGATGGCCTGTCCATCCGTTTATGAGGTCTCTAGTCATGAGGAGCTCCGGTATGCCCCGCGCCCTGCTTGCACTGTTGATGCTGGTCGCCCTGCCACTGTGGGCCACCGAACCCCGGGACCTGGCCTGGTCGGAAATGATCCCGCCGGACGCGCCGGCGGAAGTACCGAACATGAAACCGCTGCACGACTTGTCGCAGATGAGCGACGCCCTGGCCGCCGAGTCCGCCCCGGCGGCCAAGCAGGAGATGCCCAATGCCCCGGTGGTGCAGAGCCTGGACGGCCTGTCGGTGCGCCTGCCCGGCTACATAGTGCCGCTGGAAGTCAGTGAGGAAGGCCGCACCACGGAATTTCTGCTGGTGCCGTATTTCGGCGCCTGCATCCACGTACCGCCACCGCCGTCGAACCAGATCGTGCACGTAAAAAGCGCAGTCGGCGTGAAGCTCGACGAGTTGTATCAGCCGTACTGGATCGAAGGGCCGATGCAGGTCAAGGCGTCCACCAGCGAAATCGCCGACGCGGGTTACCAGATGGAGGCGCAGAAGATCTACGTGTACGAGTTGCAGGAGTGAAACCGCGTTTTCCGCAGTGCCATTCATGACCTTATCGCAAGCAAGCCTGCGCCCACAAAACAGCACAGTTCCCTGTCGCCGCAAGCTTGCTCGCGATCAGTTTCGCAGCGTACACAGCACCCGCGGTTCCCCTGCTTCGACGCTGATCCGGTTTTCATTGAGCTGAGTCAAAGCCTGTTCCTTGACGATCCTTACCATTGGACCTAGCCAACTCGAATCGTCCTTTGGAGCTCCCATGCACAAGTCCCTGCTCAGCGCCTCCCTGTTCGCGCTCGCGCTCGCCGCCCCGCTCGCCCACGCCCACGAAGCGGGCGACATCATCGTTCGCGCCGGTGCCATCACCGTCAATCCGAAAGCCGACAGCGGCGACGTCAAGGTCGACCGCGGTCCGTTGGCCGGTGCCAACCTCGGTGGCAAGGCGACCATGAGCAGCGACACCCAGCTGGGCCTGAACTTCGCCTACATGCTGACCAACAACGTCGGTATCGAACTGCTCGCGGCCACCCCGTTCGAGCATGACGTGAAGCTCAAGGGCACCGCACTGGACGCCGCCAACGGCAAGCTCGGTACCCTCAAGCACCTGCCGCCGACCCTGAGCGTCGTGTACTACCCGCTGGACCACAAGGCCGCTTTCCAGCCTTACGTCGGTGCCGGTATCAACTACACCTGGATCTATGACGAGCACGTCGGCAGCCGCGCCAGCGCCGCCGGTTTCGACAATTTCCGGGCGAAGAACTCCTGGGGCCTGGCCTGGCAGGTCGGTGCCGATTACATGCTGACCGACAACGTGATGATCAACGCCCAGGTGCGTTACGTGGACATCGACACCACCGCCTACGTGAACAACAACGCGGTCGCCGGCGGCACCCGAGCCAAGGTCGACGTGGACGTCGATCCATGGGTCTACATGGTCGGTCTGGGCTACAAGTTCTAAATCGACCAGACAAAAAAGGCGCCTGCAAAGGCGCCTTTTTTCATCGCTGGGGAAAGCTCAGAGGCCCAGCAAACGTGCCAGCCCGACGCTCATCGGGGTTGGCTCGGGGAACTTGAAGCGCTGCAACAGGCGCTGGTTGTTCGCCCGCGAATGGCGAATATCCCCCGAACGCGCCGGGCCGTAGCTGATCGGTGGCAACTGCCCCACCACCTCGCCCAGGGCCTCGAGCAATTGCTTGAGGGTGGTGGCCTGGTTCAGGCCGATATTCACCGCGCCGACTTCCAGCTGCGGCATCTCCAGGGACTGCACCAGCACGTCCACCAGGTCTTCGACATACATGAAATCGCGGGTCTGCTCGCCATCGCCGAACACGGTGATCGGCAGGCCTTTCTGCGCGCGCTCGCAAAAGATGCTGATGACCCCGGAGTACGGCGAGGACGGATCCTGGCGCGGCCCGAAGATGTTGAAGAAGCGGAAGATCGCCGGCTCCAGGCCATGCTGGCGGCGATAGAAATCAAGGTAGTACTCGCTGGCCAGCTTGTCCGACGCATAGGGCGTCAACGGTGCCTTGGGCGTGTCTTCGTCGATCGATTCGCCCTCGCCGTTGTTGCCATAGACCGCCGCGCTGGAAGCGAACAGCACGCGCTTGACGCCGGCCTGGCGCATGGCCTCACAGACGTTGAGGGTGCCGATGAAGTTGCTCTGGTGGGTACGCACCGGATCGTCCACCGAGGCTTGCACCGAGGCGACCGCCGCCAGGTGCGCGACCGCACGGCAGCCACTCATCGCCCGCGCCACCAGGGCCGCATCGGCGACGTCGCCTTCGATCAGTTCGACCCGCGGGTTGTCCAGCGGCAGGTTGCTGGGTTTACCAGTGGACAGATCGTCGAGGATCCGCACCGAGTAGCCCTTGGCGAGCAAAGCGTCGGTCAGGTGCGAACCGATGAAACCGGCACCGCCGGTGATCAGAATTGGGCCATCAGCCATGACGATAAAACCTATCCAGTAGAGCCGGGAGTGCCGCGCGCCAGGCGCGTGGCTTGATCCCGAAGGTGTGCAGGATTTTCTTGCAGGCCAGCACCGCGTGCTGCGGTTCTTCGGCGGCGTCCGGCCGGGCCGCGTGGGCCTGGGCGGTCGGCGCCTCGATGGCCAGCGGATGCAGGCTGCGGGCCTCGGTGAGGATCGCCTGGCCCAGCGCCAGCGGCGTGGTCGCCTCATGGCCGGCGTAGTGGTAGGTGCCCCACAGCGGCGCGGCGCAATCGAGTTGCTTGAGCACGGAAATGATCACCCGGGCAGCATCGTCCACCGGCGTCGGGTTACCCCGGCGGTCGTCGGCCAACAACAGCTCTCCGGGATGCTCGGCACGCGCCAGGAAACGCCCCAGGGTGCCTTCGGCGCTATCGTCCAGCAGCCAGCCGAAACGCAGCAGCACATGCTGCGGGCAGGTGGCGCGCACATTCTGCTCGATCCGCCACAAGGCCTGGCCACGCAGGCCCAGCGGTACCGGTTCGTCCTTTTCGCTGTAGGCAGTGGCCCGCGAACCGTCGAACACGCGGTAGCTGGAAGGCTGCAGAAGAATGATGTTGTGATGCTGGCACAGCTCGGAAAGCCGCTCGACCGCCCGTTCCTGGCTGGCCAGGCGTGCCTCGGGGACACTCTCCGCCTGGAACCAGTCGAAGTAGTACGCAAGGTTGATCAAGGCATCCGGACGGGTGTCGTCGAGCAGTTGCGTCAGGCTCGCGGCATCCCAGCCGTCTTGCGGCGGGCGGGGGGCGAGGAAACCGATGTCTTCCTCTGCCCCGAGGCGAATCAGCGCCTGCCCAAGGGCATTTCCGCCACCCAGTAACATAAGGCGCATTCGCATAGAGTCAGCAGGCCCAATCTGTTCGGAACGATGGTTTGAATCGGCCAGACCCGCGGGTTTGGCCATGAATATTGCTCAGAATCGTTGCATTTTGCGGGTTTCCGGCGCAACCGTCACTGAGAAAGTGCAGCGCCGTCGCTCATACCGTCCCCCTGTAGCCCCGCGAGGCTGCGATCGGCAACACAGTTGCCGCAAACCCTGAGTCCGCGATCTGTCTGGAAAATCGCATTGGCTGGTTTTACGACCGCTACGCGGTCGATCGCAGCCTGCGGCAGCGGCTACAGAGTACGTGGTGTCCGTGTAGCCACTGACGAGACAGCCTTGCAACTTCGCCCCGGCGGTCGCATAACGTTGTGCATGAACCTTCCCCAGATCCCCGCCGACGCCCTGCCGGGTTTCCACCCCGCGGTCAGCGCCTGGTTCAACAGCTGCTTCCCGGCGCCGACCGCCGCCCAGGCCCGGGCCTGGCCGCTGATTCGCCAGCGCCGCTCGACCCTGATCGCCGCGCCCACCGGCTCCGGCAAGACCCTGACCGCCTTCCTCGCGGTGATCGACGAGCTGGTGCATCGGGGCCTGGCAAACGGTGGCACGCTGCCGGAGCAGACCCTGGTGGTGTACGTCTCGCCGCTCAAGGCCCTGAGCAACGATATCCAGATCAACCTGCAGGACCCGCTGGCCGGGATTACCGCGCAGCTCGAACGCATGGGCCTGCCGCAGTTGCGCATAAGCACCGCGGTACGCACTGGCGACACCCCGCAAAAAGACCGCAGCGCCATGCGCAAGAGCGCACCGCATATCCTGGTGACCACCCCCGAATCGCTGTATGTGCTGCTGGGTTCGACCTCTGGCCGGCAGATGCTCGCCAGTACGCGCACGGTGATAGTCGACGAGATCCACGCCATCGCCGCCAGCAAGCGTGGCAGCCACCTGGCGCTGAGCCTGGAGCGCCTGCAAGCGCTGTGTGGCGAGCCGCTGACGCGCATCGGCCTGTCGGCCACGCAGAAGCCCATCGAAGCGGTATCGCGTTTCCTGGTCGGTCATGAACGCCCCTGCGAGATCGTCGACATCGGCCACGCCCGCCCCCGGGACCTGGCCATCGAAGTGCCGCCCGTGCCGCTGTCGGCGGTCATGGCCAACGACGTCTGGGAGCTGGTCTACGAGCGTATCGCCGAACTGGCGCGGGAACACCGCACCACCCTGGTGTTCGTCAACACCCGGCGCCTGGCCGAGCGCCTGAGCCGCCACCTGAGCGAGCGCCTGGGCAAGGACGCGGTGGCCGCCCACCATGGCAGCCTGGCCAAGGAATTTCGCCTGGACGCCGAACAACGCCTCAAGCGCGGCGATTTGCAGGTGTTGATTGCCACCGCCTCGCTGGAGCTGGGCATCGATATCGGCGATGTCGATCTGGTGTGCCAGGTCGGCTCGCCGCGCTCGATCTCGGCTTTCCTGCAAAGGGTCGGGCGCTCCGGGCACCAGGTTGGCGGTACGCCCAAGGGCCGCCTGTTCGCCCTGACCCGCAACGACCTGATCGAATGCGCCGCCCTGCTCGACTGCGTGCACCGCGGCGAACTCGATACCTTACAGATCCCCAAGGCGCCGC harbors:
- the ribD gene encoding bifunctional diaminohydroxyphosphoribosylaminopyrimidine deaminase/5-amino-6-(5-phosphoribosylamino)uracil reductase RibD; the encoded protein is MNISGEQAVLDAHYMARALELAAKGRFSTHPNPRVGCVIVRDGQVVGEGWHVRAGEPHAEVHALRAAGANARGATAYVTLEPCSHHGRTPPCADALVDAGVARVVAAMQDPNPEVAGRGLQRLAQAGIATHSGVMEQEARALNRGFLKRMEHGLPFVRVKLAMSLDGRTAMASGESQWITGPAARSAVQRLRAEASVVLTGADTVLADNARLTVRAEELGLDAEQTALAMSRPPLRILIDGRLRVPLDAPFFKAGPALVATCAAVEEQYANGPECLIVPGADGQVDLRRLLSELAARGVNEVLVEAGPRLAGAFAQQGLVDEYQIFVAGKFLGSSARPLLDWPLTQMREAPQLKIIEMRAVGDDWRVIAIPLPAASV
- the ribBA gene encoding bifunctional 3,4-dihydroxy-2-butanone-4-phosphate synthase/GTP cyclohydrolase II; the encoded protein is MALNSIEELVEDIRQGKMVILMDDEDRENEGDLIMAAECCKAEHINFMAKHARGLICMPMSRERCELLKLPLMAPRNGSGFGTKFTVSIEATTGVTTGISAADRARTVQAAAAKDAKAEDIVSPGHIFPLMAQPGGTLARAGHTEAACDLARMAGFEPSGVICEVMNDDGTMSRRAELEAFAAEHNIKIGTIADLIHYRMIHERTVQRIAEQPLDSELGQFNLVTYRDSVEGDVHMALTLGNICAEEPTLVRVHNMDPLRDLLMVKQPGRWSLRAAMATVAEAGSGVVLLLGHPLDGDVLLAHIRETAEHAPAKKPTTYSIVGAGSQILRDLGVRKMRLMSAPMKFNAISGFDLEVVEYVPSE
- the nrdR gene encoding transcriptional regulator NrdR, with the translated sequence MHCPFCGANDTKVIDSRLVAEGEQVRRRRECLACGERFTTFETAELVLPRLIKTDGSRQPFDEEKLRAGMQRALEKRPVSVERLEAALVHIKHKLRATGEREVKSLVVGELVMAELQKLDEVAYIRFASVYRRFQDLNEFREEIDRLAREPGKE
- a CDS encoding class I SAM-dependent methyltransferase, yielding MTPPLDLQRALSDLLGDAQLVACELPDTELKLWLIDADNMDRAFTPEETRRILHEPPYWSFCWASGLALARYLAERPQWVQGKRVLDFGAGSGVAGIAALKAGALEVVACDLDPLAIAACRANAALNGVELGYSTDFFAEADRFDLILVADVLYDRANLPLLDEFLSRGRQALVADSRVKDFQHPLYRRLEMLHALTLPDLAEPWEFRDVSLYHAQRD
- the trxA gene encoding thioredoxin, whose translation is MSQDTPYIFDASTADFDQSVIENSFHKPVLVDFWAEWCAPCKALMPMLQQIAESYQGELLLAKVNCDIEQDIVARFGIRSLPTVVLFKDGQPVDGFAGAQPESAVRTMLEPHVQIPPPKAADPLEQAETLFAEGRIAEAEATLKVLLGEDNSNAKALILYARCLAERGELGEAQTVLDAVTGDEHKAALAGAKAQITFLKQAADLPDSADLKSRLAQNPQDDEAVYQLAIQQLARQQYDAALDALLKLFIRNRGYNEGLPHKTLLQVFELLGNDHPLVTTYRRKLFAALY
- a CDS encoding riboflavin synthase, which gives rise to MFTGIIESIGSIRALNPKGGDVRVYVETGKLDLGDVKLGDSIAVNGVCLTAVELPGDGFWADVSRETLDCTAFHQLKAGSRVNLEKALTPTTRLGGHLVSGHVDGVGEVVAREENARAIQFRIRAPKDLAKYIAHKGSITVDGTSLTVNAVNGAEFELTIVPHTLAETIMADYRPGRQVNLEVDLLARYLERLLLGDKAAEPSSGGITESFLAANGYLKS